Part of the Coprothermobacter sp. genome, ACGTCCGTGATTCCGTCGAGACAATCGAGAAGCGTACCGCCTCCTGCGACGGCCTTCATCTCAACGTTGCTCTCAACTATGGAGGACGGGCGGAGATCCTGCATGCGGCAACAGCATTTGCTGCCGAATGTGCGGCAGGAACGGCGGCGCCCGAAGACCTCACCGAAGAGAGGTTCGACTCGTATCTATGGCTGAGGGGTGAGGCTCCCCCCGATATCGTTGTCCGTACCGGGGCAGAGTCGCGGGTATCCAACTTTCTACTGTGGGAGATGGCCTATGCCGAGCTGTTCTTTCTCGACGTGCTCTGGCCGGATTTCACGCCGGCGACGCTCGACATGATTGTGCACAAGTTCAAGTCCAGGAACCGGAGGTTTGGTGGCTCATGACAGGCAGCAAGGGTCTTGTACTTTTTGGTTCGACCGGTTCCATTGGAACTCAGATGCTGGATGTGGTACGGGTTCTGCCCGAGCGATACCACATCGTCGGTCTCACAGCGCACAGCAACGACGAGCTGCTCGCTGAACAGGCCGTGGCCTTTCAGCCGCGCTTCGTCGCAATGTCGGACGATGCCGCTCGTGAACGGCTGACGATCAGGCTGGAGCGTCATGACCTGCGCATCCCGGTGGTCAGCGATGAGGACCTGCCCTCGATGCTCGGCAGGGTCGCTTTCGACATGCCTGTCGTCGCAGCAGCCTCGACTGACCTGGCGCAGGTCGTCTACGACCTGCTGCGATCGGGATTGCCCATGGCCATCGCCAGCAAGGAACTGCTTATCACGCTGGGAGACCTGCTGGAGCCATTCAGGGCACAGCTGCGTCCTATCGACAGTGAGTTGTCGGCGGTCTGGCAGTGCCTTGCGGGCGAGGACCCCGAGACTGTCGAGCGTGTTGTGCTGACTGCATCGGGTGGTCCGTTTCGAACGACAACGGCGGCAGAGCTGGATGGCGTGACAGCAGCACAGGCGCTGGAGCATCCCTCATGGCGGATGGGCCCCAAGGTGACCATCGATTCGGCGACGCTGTTCAACAAAGCACTCGAGCTGGCTGAAACACACGTGCTGTTCGGTGTCGACCGCGGGCGGATCACTGCAGTGCAACACCCTCAATCCGTCGTCCACGGGCTGGTCGAGTTCCGGGATGGCACCACACGTGCCGTTGCGTACCGTCCTGACATGCGTGTCGCGATTGCGTATGCATTGTCGGTTCCCGATCGCCCCCTGCACGAACAGGTGACGCGGTTGCATCTGGAAGAACTGGGACAACTCACATTCGAGCCCATCGACACAAAGTTTGAAGCCTTTGCCATCGGCCGTGAGGCTGAGATGCGCTCGCCACGGTCCATGCTCGCACTTCTTGGTGCGGACGAGGTTGCGGTTTCACGCTTCCTCGTTGCACAGGGTACATTTGGGGATATAGTGGCAGCCCTGCGATACGTGCTCAGCGAGACTGGGGACGAGGTCCTGGGTCCGACTGTTCGAGCGCACATCGAAGCCGTTGCCTACGGGCGTCAACTGGCTGAGCAGTGGTATGCGAAGAGATACGGCATGCAGCCGGGCAACCAGAAAGGAGTCTGATCTGTGCAGATACTTGTGACGATCCTCGCGTTTGTGTTCAGCTTTACGTTGGCGACCCTGTTCCACGAGGGAGGCCATATGCTTGCTGCCCGGGCATCTCATATCCAGACGGAAGAGTTTGGACTGGGGTTCGGTCGTACCATCTGGTCCCGCACGCGTGGTGGAACGGTCTACAAGATCAACGCGTTGCCGATCCTCGCATACGTGAAGATCAAGGGCATGGAGTCCAACTACGACGCTCC contains:
- the uppS gene encoding di-trans,poly-cis-decaprenylcistransferase → MTTTSQLHVAIVLDGNGRWAVERGLPRIAGHRQGAQVVHDIVAAAPGLGVTALTIFAFSTENWKRPADEVSYILHLFVTMVTKWLPELVSQHVRVRIIGDRAALPADVRDSVETIEKRTASCDGLHLNVALNYGGRAEILHAATAFAAECAAGTAAPEDLTEERFDSYLWLRGEAPPDIVVRTGAESRVSNFLLWEMAYAELFFLDVLWPDFTPATLDMIVHKFKSRNRRFGGS
- a CDS encoding 1-deoxy-D-xylulose-5-phosphate reductoisomerase (catalyzes the NADP-dependent rearrangement and reduction of 1-deoxy-D-xylulose-5-phosphate (DXP) to 2-C-methyl-D-erythritol 4-phosphate); this encodes MTGSKGLVLFGSTGSIGTQMLDVVRVLPERYHIVGLTAHSNDELLAEQAVAFQPRFVAMSDDAARERLTIRLERHDLRIPVVSDEDLPSMLGRVAFDMPVVAAASTDLAQVVYDLLRSGLPMAIASKELLITLGDLLEPFRAQLRPIDSELSAVWQCLAGEDPETVERVVLTASGGPFRTTTAAELDGVTAAQALEHPSWRMGPKVTIDSATLFNKALELAETHVLFGVDRGRITAVQHPQSVVHGLVEFRDGTTRAVAYRPDMRVAIAYALSVPDRPLHEQVTRLHLEELGQLTFEPIDTKFEAFAIGREAEMRSPRSMLALLGADEVAVSRFLVAQGTFGDIVAALRYVLSETGDEVLGPTVRAHIEAVAYGRQLAEQWYAKRYGMQPGNQKGV